A part of Desulfotomaculum nigrificans DSM 574 genomic DNA contains:
- the codY gene encoding GTP-sensing pleiotropic transcriptional regulator CodY, whose translation MKTLLERTRAINKLLQKSAGYPVDFGEIAEVLSNNIEANCYIIDRRGRALGYHFMPKFACDIMKDIVEGSKRFPEEYNEGLLNINETHANFCQTANACVFFSEEGCKHMNKVTTVVPIVGAGSRLGTLVLAKFDHNFTDEDLILAEYGATVVAMEILRARAGRMEEEARKKAAVQIALGTLSYSELDAVQHIFEQLEGDEGVLVASKIADRVGITRSVIVNALRKFESAGVIESKSLGMKGTYIRVLNDRLLEELERLKHN comes from the coding sequence TTGAAAACATTACTCGAAAGAACCAGAGCAATTAATAAACTATTACAAAAATCTGCCGGTTATCCGGTTGATTTTGGTGAAATTGCCGAAGTATTATCTAATAACATTGAAGCAAATTGCTACATTATTGACCGCCGTGGACGTGCCTTGGGATATCACTTTATGCCGAAGTTTGCCTGTGATATCATGAAGGATATTGTTGAGGGTTCTAAGCGCTTTCCTGAGGAGTACAACGAAGGGTTACTAAATATTAATGAAACCCATGCTAACTTCTGCCAGACTGCTAATGCCTGTGTCTTCTTTAGTGAAGAAGGATGTAAGCATATGAACAAGGTGACCACAGTGGTGCCCATTGTTGGTGCCGGTTCCCGTTTGGGTACCCTTGTATTGGCTAAATTTGACCATAATTTTACGGATGAAGATTTGATTTTGGCCGAGTATGGTGCTACCGTTGTGGCCATGGAAATTCTCCGGGCCAGGGCAGGTCGCATGGAGGAAGAAGCCCGTAAAAAGGCAGCGGTACAAATCGCGCTGGGTACCTTGTCTTACTCCGAATTGGACGCTGTGCAGCATATCTTTGAGCAACTTGAGGGAGATGAAGGCGTACTGGTAGCCAGTAAAATTGCTGACCGCGTCGGGATAACCAGGTCAGTAATTGTCAATGCCCTACGCAAGTTTGAGAGTGCCGGGGTTATCGAATCAAAATCACTGGGTATGAAGGGAACCTATATCAGGGTGCTAAATGATCGTTTGTTGGAAGAACTAGAAAGACTAAAACATAATTAA
- the rpsB gene encoding 30S ribosomal protein S2, translating to MAVISMKQLLEAGVHFGHQTRRWNPKMAPYIFTDRNGIYIIDLQKTVRKVEEAYEFVKQLAAEGGSIMFVGTKKQAQEAVKEEAERCGMYYVNQRWLGGMLTNFQTIRHRIDRLHELERMEEDGTFEVLPKKEVAQLLHEKEKLDKFLGGIKNMRRLPGALFIIDPRKERIAVAEARKLGIPIVAIVDTNCDPDEIDYVIPGNDDAIRAVKLLTAKIADAVLEGKQGEQLAE from the coding sequence ATGGCTGTTATCTCCATGAAGCAACTGCTGGAAGCAGGTGTTCACTTTGGACACCAAACACGCCGGTGGAACCCCAAAATGGCCCCTTATATTTTCACTGACCGCAACGGTATCTATATTATTGACCTGCAAAAAACCGTGCGTAAAGTTGAAGAGGCCTATGAATTCGTAAAACAGCTGGCAGCTGAAGGCGGTTCCATTATGTTTGTAGGAACCAAAAAGCAAGCCCAAGAAGCTGTTAAAGAAGAAGCAGAGCGTTGTGGCATGTACTATGTTAACCAACGTTGGCTGGGTGGTATGTTAACCAACTTCCAAACCATCCGTCATCGTATTGATAGATTGCATGAACTTGAACGCATGGAGGAAGACGGTACCTTTGAGGTACTCCCCAAAAAGGAAGTCGCCCAACTGCTGCACGAAAAAGAAAAGTTGGACAAGTTCCTCGGAGGTATTAAGAATATGCGTCGTCTGCCTGGGGCTCTATTTATTATTGATCCCCGGAAGGAACGCATTGCAGTGGCAGAGGCTCGCAAACTAGGCATTCCTATTGTGGCCATTGTTGATACAAACTGCGATCCTGACGAGATTGATTATGTGATTCCCGGTAACGATGACGCTATTCGGGCAGTAAAACTGCTTACCGCTAAAATAGCTGACGCTGTTTTAGAAGGCAAGCAGGGTGAACAACTCGCAGAGTAG
- the tsf gene encoding translation elongation factor Ts, translating to MAQISASMVKELRERTGAGMMDCKKALAEVGGDMEKAIEFLREKGLAAAAKKAGRIAAEGIVESYIHGNGRIGVLVEINCETDFVARNEDFRALAKDIAMQIAAAKPEYVRREDVPSEKLEKEREILRAQALNEGKPEKIVEKMVEGRIEKYYKEVCLLEQPFIKDPDKTVQQLINEAIAKIGEKIDVRRFTRYEMGEGLEKRNQDFAAEVAAQIK from the coding sequence ATGGCACAAATTTCTGCAAGCATGGTTAAAGAGTTGAGAGAGCGTACCGGTGCTGGTATGATGGATTGTAAAAAAGCTTTGGCTGAAGTTGGCGGCGATATGGAGAAGGCCATTGAATTTCTGCGGGAAAAAGGTCTGGCTGCTGCTGCTAAAAAAGCCGGTAGAATTGCTGCTGAAGGCATTGTAGAATCATATATTCATGGTAACGGCCGGATTGGTGTTTTGGTCGAAATCAACTGTGAAACCGATTTTGTGGCCAGAAACGAAGACTTCCGGGCGCTGGCTAAAGATATTGCTATGCAGATTGCTGCTGCTAAACCGGAATATGTTCGCCGTGAAGATGTTCCGAGCGAGAAGCTTGAAAAAGAAAGAGAAATTCTGCGAGCCCAGGCTTTAAATGAAGGTAAACCTGAAAAAATTGTAGAAAAAATGGTAGAAGGACGGATTGAAAAATATTACAAAGAAGTTTGCTTATTAGAACAACCTTTCATTAAAGATCCGGATAAAACTGTACAGCAACTTATTAATGAAGCTATTGCTAAAATTGGTGAAAAAATTGATGTGCGCCGTTTTACCCGTTATGAGATGGGTGAAGGTTTAGAAAAGCGTAATCAAGACTTTGCAGCTGAAGTAGCGGCTCAAATTAAATAA
- the pyrH gene encoding UMP kinase, translated as MVTPKYRRVILKLSGEALAGKKGYGIDPEVVYSIAKQIKDVLDLRVQLAIVVGGGNIWRGISGSTKGMDRATADYMGMLATVINSLALQDALEKIDVDTRVQTAFEMRAVAETYIRRRAIRHMEKGRVVIFAAGTGNPYFSTDTTAALRAAEVEAEIILMAKQVDGVYEADPLKYPDAKKFDELSYIEVLNRGLQVMDSTAASLCMDNRIPLLVFDLNKEGNIKRAILGERIGTFVGGELNG; from the coding sequence ATGGTAACTCCCAAGTACAGACGGGTAATCCTTAAGTTGAGCGGTGAGGCTCTGGCAGGGAAAAAGGGTTACGGTATAGATCCTGAAGTGGTTTATTCTATTGCTAAGCAAATTAAGGATGTGCTTGACCTCAGAGTTCAGTTGGCCATTGTGGTTGGTGGTGGTAATATTTGGCGGGGGATATCAGGTAGCACCAAAGGAATGGATAGGGCTACTGCTGATTACATGGGTATGTTAGCCACTGTTATCAATTCCTTAGCTTTACAGGATGCCCTGGAAAAAATAGATGTGGACACCAGGGTACAAACAGCTTTTGAAATGAGAGCTGTGGCTGAAACTTATATTCGCCGCCGGGCCATCAGGCATATGGAGAAGGGACGGGTAGTAATTTTTGCTGCCGGTACCGGTAATCCTTATTTCTCAACTGATACTACAGCTGCTCTCAGGGCGGCAGAAGTTGAGGCGGAAATTATCCTTATGGCCAAACAAGTTGACGGAGTTTATGAAGCAGATCCCCTTAAATATCCTGATGCTAAAAAGTTTGATGAACTTTCTTATATTGAGGTATTAAACAGGGGACTACAGGTTATGGATTCTACTGCTGCCTCACTTTGTATGGACAACCGCATTCCATTATTAGTTTTTGACTTAAACAAAGAAGGAAACATTAAGCGTGCAATTTTAGGGGAACGGATAGGTACCTTTGTTGGGGGGGAATTAAATGGTTAA
- the frr gene encoding ribosome recycling factor: MVKQLIANAEENMKKTVEVVRKEFASLRAGRATPALLDKVVVSYYGTPTPLNQLANISVPEARSLVIQPWDKSALPEIERAILKSDLGITPTSDGTVIRLTIPQLTQERRAELVKVVKKKAEEGRVAIRNIRREVIDQIKAKQKEGVPEDEVKRGQEDMQKITDKFIKEIDEMVKSKEQEIMQV, from the coding sequence ATGGTTAAACAGCTTATTGCTAATGCTGAAGAGAATATGAAGAAGACAGTGGAAGTTGTTCGAAAGGAATTTGCTTCACTGCGAGCAGGACGGGCAACCCCAGCCCTGTTGGATAAGGTTGTGGTTTCTTATTATGGAACACCTACCCCGTTGAATCAACTTGCCAATATCTCTGTTCCGGAAGCCCGCAGCTTAGTCATTCAACCGTGGGATAAAAGTGCTCTACCTGAAATTGAGAGGGCTATCCTGAAATCAGATCTTGGTATCACTCCTACCAGTGACGGTACTGTAATACGTTTAACTATACCCCAGTTAACCCAGGAACGCCGGGCCGAATTAGTTAAGGTTGTTAAGAAAAAGGCGGAGGAAGGTCGGGTAGCCATTAGAAATATCCGCCGTGAAGTAATTGATCAGATTAAAGCTAAACAAAAAGAGGGAGTTCCTGAAGACGAAGTAAAACGTGGGCAGGAAGATATGCAGAAGATTACTGACAAGTTTATTAAAGAAATAGATGAGATGGTAAAATCTAAAGAACAAGAGATTATGCAGGTTTAG
- a CDS encoding PASTA domain-containing protein, which translates to MYIPDVLGYILDDAKSLLENSGYEVDVVMTKPPRSNPGGTKRVVKVKTSSSGKVVLTVVCEETGKGGVLNGL; encoded by the coding sequence ATGTATATCCCTGATGTTTTGGGCTATATATTGGACGATGCAAAATCTCTCCTGGAAAATTCCGGTTACGAGGTAGATGTTGTTATGACCAAGCCACCCCGTAGTAACCCTGGTGGTACAAAACGGGTGGTCAAGGTTAAAACAAGCAGTTCCGGAAAAGTGGTGTTAACAGTGGTTTGCGAGGAGACTGGGAAAGGAGGTGTACTTAATGGCCTTTAA
- a CDS encoding 4Fe-4S binding protein: MAFKITDECLACGTCLDSCPNNAIEEGEIFKITTACENCGTCVDVCPTGAIIEE, from the coding sequence ATGGCCTTTAAGATCACTGATGAGTGTTTGGCCTGCGGTACCTGCTTGGATTCCTGCCCTAATAACGCCATTGAGGAGGGCGAAATTTTTAAAATCACCACTGCATGTGAAAATTGCGGTACATGCGTGGATGTTTGCCCTACCGGAGCCATTATTGAAGAGTAA
- a CDS encoding isoprenyl transferase: MFKKLSGLLTKPNSTADENELLQLIDRQRLPKHIAIIMDGNGRWAQRRGWPRSFGHRAGVESLRGVVKACSELDVKFLTCYAFSTENWKRPEEEVSFLMGLLVEYLEKEMDELHQNNVKIYAIGGLHELPQRAQDALNKAFTKTANNTGLTLNLALNYGGRSELTQAIVKIAKAVADGSIQLSEINEQLVSENLFTAGMPDPDLLIRPSGDFRISNFLLWQLAYTEFWLSDVMWPDFKKIHLLQAIVDYQQRERRFGGLKKK, encoded by the coding sequence ATGTTCAAGAAATTATCCGGTCTTTTAACTAAACCAAATAGCACGGCCGATGAAAACGAACTGCTTCAATTAATAGACCGACAAAGGCTTCCTAAACATATAGCAATTATTATGGATGGAAACGGACGGTGGGCACAGCGCAGGGGTTGGCCCAGGTCCTTCGGGCATAGAGCCGGAGTTGAGTCATTGCGCGGCGTAGTAAAGGCATGCTCTGAATTGGATGTTAAATTTTTAACTTGCTATGCTTTCTCCACAGAGAACTGGAAACGACCGGAGGAAGAGGTTTCATTTTTAATGGGTTTGTTGGTGGAGTATTTAGAAAAAGAAATGGACGAACTACACCAAAATAATGTTAAAATTTACGCCATTGGTGGTTTACATGAACTACCCCAAAGGGCACAGGATGCTTTAAACAAAGCATTTACCAAGACTGCCAATAATACGGGTTTAACTCTAAATTTAGCTTTGAATTACGGCGGTCGCAGTGAGTTAACTCAGGCTATAGTTAAAATTGCTAAGGCTGTGGCCGATGGCAGTATTCAATTGTCTGAAATAAATGAACAACTTGTCAGTGAAAATCTTTTCACGGCGGGAATGCCGGACCCTGATTTGCTGATCAGACCCTCAGGAGATTTTAGAATCAGTAATTTTCTATTGTGGCAACTGGCCTATACGGAATTCTGGCTATCAGACGTGATGTGGCCGGATTTTAAAAAGATTCACCTGTTGCAAGCGATTGTGGACTATCAACAGCGGGAAAGACGTTTTGGTGGACTAAAGAAAAAGTAG
- a CDS encoding phosphatidate cytidylyltransferase — translation MLHLRVLSALVGIPVTILTVWYGGIALWIFTVLIYLFAGWEIALMLKGLGLKPNRLIVQVSGLILLTSAYLYKDENIGPVIVLMVIGHLLTMVLLYPHFTPTDVFGNLTASLYVGNIVFLFLTRNLPNGWIWVLLLLTATWASDTFAYFVGRAIGKHKLAPLLSPKKTVEGAVGGLLGAVLIGYLFGTFNPQLNMTAVILLGVLIGIASLMGDLVESAFKRQAKVKDSSQIIPGHGGVLDRFDSLLLTAPLVYYVVKLFII, via the coding sequence TTGCTGCACTTACGGGTGCTAAGTGCTTTGGTAGGTATTCCGGTGACAATTTTGACAGTATGGTACGGGGGGATAGCCCTGTGGATTTTTACTGTCTTAATCTATTTGTTTGCCGGGTGGGAAATTGCGTTAATGCTAAAGGGGCTAGGGCTAAAACCAAACCGGTTGATAGTCCAGGTCAGTGGCTTAATTTTACTTACCAGTGCATACCTATATAAAGATGAAAACATAGGACCAGTTATTGTTTTAATGGTTATCGGTCACCTGTTAACCATGGTTTTACTATACCCACATTTCACTCCTACGGATGTTTTTGGTAATTTAACTGCCAGCCTCTATGTGGGTAACATTGTATTTCTTTTTTTAACTCGCAATTTGCCCAATGGATGGATATGGGTGTTACTTTTGTTAACGGCCACTTGGGCCAGCGATACCTTTGCTTATTTTGTGGGTAGAGCCATAGGTAAACACAAATTGGCACCTCTCCTAAGCCCCAAGAAAACTGTTGAAGGCGCAGTGGGTGGGTTATTAGGTGCAGTTCTAATCGGTTATTTGTTTGGAACTTTTAATCCTCAATTAAACATGACGGCGGTTATACTTTTAGGTGTTTTAATAGGAATTGCTTCGTTAATGGGTGACCTGGTAGAATCGGCTTTTAAACGCCAGGCCAAAGTAAAGGATTCTAGTCAAATAATTCCGGGGCACGGCGGTGTCCTGGACCGGTTTGACAGCTTATTGTTAACTGCCCCGCTGGTATACTACGTAGTTAAATTGTTTATAATTTGA
- the ytvI gene encoding sporulation integral membrane protein YtvI gives MPVWLKTALNLVLAGLLLLVGLFIIDKVASYLLHAFTFLLPLMVPFVLAIFISFLIEPMVVILQKHVRMSRGPAVALSMLALFSFLGTIISLILLRLVTELIDLSKTLPDVITDIRIWFENLLPRLQHLYGELPPAVTNYVQESFGSMAQALQVLISKTVNSLLNTFSAVPGIVTLLVVSLLASYFISKDRRALVRKWIKVVPHPYGEKSLDVLKEVFSAFLSYIKAQGILVSISTLISITGLYIIGADYALTMGLLIGFFDIIPVLGPATVFLPWIAWSFISGADTFGIKLLILYFIVLGTRQLLEAKVVSDNLGLHPLATLVALFLGFKLLGFIGMVLGPIMLIAVQAIAKAGIHTSRVK, from the coding sequence TTGCCCGTATGGCTTAAGACCGCCCTTAATTTAGTTTTGGCCGGTCTACTTCTTTTAGTGGGTTTATTTATTATTGATAAAGTGGCAAGCTATTTGCTGCATGCCTTTACTTTTTTACTGCCTTTAATGGTTCCCTTTGTCCTGGCAATTTTTATCAGTTTCCTGATTGAACCGATGGTTGTAATACTGCAGAAACATGTTCGTATGTCCCGGGGACCGGCAGTGGCGTTGTCCATGCTGGCTTTATTTAGTTTTCTTGGCACTATTATCAGCTTAATATTATTAAGATTAGTAACTGAGCTAATTGATTTATCCAAAACATTACCAGATGTAATTACCGATATTCGAATATGGTTTGAGAATTTATTACCCAGGTTACAACACCTCTACGGTGAACTTCCTCCGGCAGTAACCAATTATGTCCAGGAATCCTTTGGCTCAATGGCACAAGCATTACAGGTGCTGATCAGTAAAACTGTCAACTCATTATTGAATACGTTTTCTGCTGTTCCCGGTATAGTAACTCTGCTGGTGGTCAGCCTATTGGCCTCGTATTTTATCAGTAAGGATAGAAGGGCATTGGTGAGAAAGTGGATAAAAGTGGTACCTCATCCATATGGGGAAAAAAGCTTAGATGTACTTAAAGAAGTGTTTAGTGCTTTTCTTTCCTACATCAAGGCCCAGGGGATTTTGGTCAGTATCAGTACCCTAATCAGCATTACCGGATTGTATATTATTGGGGCGGATTATGCTTTAACCATGGGTCTGTTAATAGGTTTTTTTGATATTATTCCCGTGCTTGGTCCTGCCACTGTTTTCCTGCCTTGGATTGCCTGGTCATTTATTTCCGGGGCCGACACCTTTGGTATTAAGCTACTTATTTTATACTTTATTGTTTTAGGTACTCGTCAATTGTTAGAGGCTAAGGTAGTATCAGATAACCTGGGGCTGCATCCCTTAGCCACCCTGGTAGCTTTATTTTTGGGATTTAAGCTACTTGGCTTTATTGGTATGGTTTTAGGACCCATTATGTTAATTGCAGTGCAAGCCATTGCCAAAGCAGGAATTCATACCTCAAGGGTGAAATAG
- a CDS encoding 1-deoxy-D-xylulose-5-phosphate reductoisomerase, with the protein MKYVSILGSTGSIGRQTLEVIKSFPESLQLVALAAGRNRQDFLAQCLEFRPLVVSLEQEEDAQWLKEQLARRGFYPEIYYGLDGLVKVATCNQATVVVTAVSGAIGLVPTCAAISAGKDIALANKETLVAAGEYVTALAAKHKVKLLPVDSEHSAIWQCLHGESKNSVRRLLLTASGGPFRQWEQGDLAEVTPQMALQHPNWAMGKKITIDSATLMNKGLEVIEARWLFNLDFDAIDVVIHPQSIIHSMVEYGDGSILAHLGMPDMRIPIQYALSYPQRWTNDLPRLNLTELNGLTFEQPDTQKFPSLALAYEAGRMGGTAPAVLNAANEIAVHAFLAGQIKFTDIPSTVERTLAAHQVVTPSGLEEIIEVDGWARRQAAKILSKY; encoded by the coding sequence ATGAAATATGTTTCTATACTAGGCAGTACTGGTTCCATAGGTAGACAAACACTCGAGGTGATTAAAAGTTTTCCGGAATCGTTGCAGTTGGTGGCATTGGCTGCAGGCAGGAACCGTCAAGATTTTTTAGCCCAATGTCTGGAGTTTCGACCTTTAGTTGTCTCACTGGAACAGGAAGAAGATGCCCAATGGCTAAAGGAACAGTTAGCTCGGCGGGGTTTTTACCCGGAAATTTATTATGGCTTAGATGGATTGGTGAAAGTGGCTACCTGTAACCAGGCCACAGTGGTGGTCACCGCAGTAAGCGGGGCCATTGGATTGGTACCCACCTGCGCCGCCATTTCTGCCGGTAAGGACATTGCCTTAGCAAACAAAGAAACACTGGTGGCAGCAGGGGAATATGTAACTGCTCTGGCTGCTAAACATAAGGTCAAATTACTGCCTGTGGACAGTGAACACTCAGCAATTTGGCAGTGTCTGCACGGGGAGAGTAAGAATTCGGTCAGGCGGCTGCTGCTAACTGCCTCCGGCGGGCCCTTTCGTCAATGGGAGCAAGGAGACCTGGCTGAAGTTACACCCCAAATGGCTCTGCAACACCCCAATTGGGCCATGGGTAAAAAGATTACCATTGATTCTGCCACCTTGATGAATAAAGGACTGGAGGTAATTGAAGCCAGGTGGCTTTTTAACCTTGATTTTGATGCCATTGATGTTGTGATTCATCCCCAGAGCATTATTCATTCCATGGTGGAGTATGGCGATGGGTCTATTCTGGCTCATCTGGGTATGCCGGATATGCGTATTCCAATTCAATATGCTCTGAGCTACCCGCAGCGCTGGACCAATGACTTACCTCGCCTCAATTTAACGGAATTAAATGGGTTAACCTTTGAACAACCGGATACCCAAAAATTCCCATCATTGGCTTTGGCCTATGAGGCCGGACGCATGGGCGGTACTGCACCGGCAGTGCTAAATGCAGCCAATGAAATAGCTGTGCATGCTTTTTTGGCGGGGCAAATAAAATTTACTGACATTCCTTCAACGGTAGAAAGAACCCTTGCCGCCCACCAAGTAGTAACACCATCAGGCTTAGAGGAAATAATTGAGGTTGATGGCTGGGCCAGACGGCAGGCCGCTAAAATTTTGAGTAAATACTAG
- the rseP gene encoding RIP metalloprotease RseP, translated as MQTFIASVVVFGLLIFFHELGHFLMAKKVGIMVHEFSLGFGPKILGISRGETKYNLRLLPLGGFVRMAGMDPNEEDDKGIPIERTFNYKTAMQRAAVIIAGPLMNFVLAAVLLAFIFMFQGLPSATTTVGEVISGFPAQQAGLRAGDKIVEVNHKAVKDWNQLVGEIGKYPGQPFDIKVIRDGQEKHFTVTTQKDETGQYKIGIRPADNKMNPLAALYTGAAFTVKLTGLILSFIGKMFVHQAPVDLGGPVRVVSEIGKAAEFGIYQVMQLAAFLSINLGLFNLFPIPALDGSRVLFLVWEKVSGRPVEPAKESFIHLIGFGLLLLLMVFITYKDIVSLMFSNQ; from the coding sequence ATGCAAACTTTTATTGCTTCGGTGGTTGTATTTGGCCTTTTAATATTTTTCCATGAACTGGGCCATTTTCTGATGGCTAAAAAGGTAGGTATTATGGTGCATGAATTTAGCCTGGGATTTGGTCCTAAAATCTTAGGTATATCTCGGGGCGAGACCAAATACAACCTGCGCCTTTTACCTCTGGGCGGCTTCGTGCGTATGGCAGGTATGGATCCCAACGAAGAGGACGATAAGGGCATACCTATAGAGAGAACCTTTAACTATAAAACTGCTATGCAACGAGCAGCGGTAATTATTGCCGGTCCGTTAATGAACTTTGTGTTGGCTGCAGTGCTACTGGCCTTTATCTTTATGTTTCAGGGGCTACCCTCGGCCACTACTACGGTAGGCGAAGTGATTAGCGGATTTCCGGCTCAGCAAGCTGGATTAAGGGCCGGGGATAAGATTGTTGAAGTTAATCACAAAGCAGTTAAAGACTGGAACCAATTGGTGGGGGAGATAGGCAAGTACCCTGGCCAACCCTTTGATATTAAAGTAATCAGGGACGGGCAAGAAAAACATTTTACCGTTACAACTCAAAAGGATGAAACCGGACAATATAAAATTGGCATTAGACCTGCCGACAATAAGATGAACCCGTTGGCAGCATTGTACACAGGGGCTGCCTTTACCGTTAAGTTAACGGGACTAATCCTGTCATTTATTGGCAAAATGTTTGTCCACCAGGCTCCGGTGGATTTAGGGGGGCCGGTACGGGTGGTAAGCGAGATAGGTAAAGCCGCTGAATTCGGTATCTACCAGGTTATGCAGTTGGCTGCTTTTCTTAGTATTAACCTCGGTTTGTTTAACCTTTTTCCCATCCCGGCATTGGATGGCAGCAGAGTCTTATTTTTGGTGTGGGAAAAGGTCTCCGGCCGGCCAGTGGAACCTGCCAAGGAAAGTTTTATTCACCTGATTGGTTTTGGTTTATTACTGCTGTTAATGGTGTTTATCACTTATAAGGATATTGTGTCACTAATGTTTAGTAATCAGTAG
- the ispG gene encoding flavodoxin-dependent (E)-4-hydroxy-3-methylbut-2-enyl-diphosphate synthase, producing the protein MKSRATRPVMVGNVQIGGNAPVIVQSMTNTDTRDAQATINQINELAAAGCEVIRCAVPDREAAEALTVIKPAIKIPLIADIHFDYRLALAALAAGVDGLRINPGNIGGKQKVREVVAAARERSVPIRIGVNAGSLEKELLQKYGGVTAEAMVESALGHIRILEELNYQEIKVSLKASRIPLMLEAYRQLSALVDYPMHVGVTEAGTVRSGTIKSAVGIGALLAEGIGDTIRVSLTGDPKHEVAVAWEILKALDLRRRGAELISCPTCGRTQINLINIAEQVEEKLAQVDKPIKVAVMGCVVNGPGEAREADVGIAGGKGVGLIFRKGEVIRKVPEENLVEELFKEIEKL; encoded by the coding sequence ATGAAATCTAGAGCGACCCGGCCGGTAATGGTAGGCAATGTACAAATCGGCGGCAATGCACCGGTGATTGTTCAATCTATGACCAATACTGATACCAGGGATGCCCAGGCCACAATTAATCAAATAAATGAATTGGCCGCGGCCGGCTGTGAAGTGATCCGCTGCGCAGTTCCTGACCGGGAGGCAGCTGAGGCCCTGACAGTTATTAAGCCGGCTATTAAAATACCACTGATAGCAGATATTCATTTTGACTATCGTTTAGCCCTGGCAGCTTTGGCCGCCGGCGTTGATGGGTTAAGAATTAATCCGGGTAATATCGGCGGTAAACAAAAGGTGCGTGAAGTGGTAGCTGCTGCCCGGGAAAGATCAGTACCGATACGCATTGGCGTTAATGCCGGTTCTTTGGAAAAAGAGCTTTTGCAGAAGTATGGCGGAGTTACGGCTGAGGCCATGGTGGAGAGCGCCTTGGGCCATATCCGTATACTAGAGGAGTTGAATTATCAGGAAATTAAAGTCTCTCTAAAAGCATCTCGGATCCCATTGATGTTAGAGGCTTATCGCCAGCTATCTGCCCTGGTAGACTATCCTATGCATGTTGGTGTCACCGAGGCAGGGACCGTTAGAAGTGGTACCATTAAGTCTGCTGTTGGCATCGGGGCGTTGTTGGCGGAAGGAATTGGCGATACTATCAGAGTATCATTAACCGGGGACCCCAAACATGAAGTTGCGGTGGCCTGGGAAATTTTAAAAGCCCTTGATCTAAGGCGGCGGGGAGCAGAATTAATCTCCTGCCCCACTTGTGGCCGTACTCAGATTAACTTGATTAATATTGCCGAACAAGTGGAAGAGAAATTAGCTCAAGTGGACAAGCCCATTAAGGTAGCTGTTATGGGCTGCGTAGTTAATGGCCCCGGTGAAGCCAGGGAGGCCGATGTAGGCATTGCCGGAGGAAAAGGAGTCGGGCTAATTTTCCGTAAAGGTGAAGTCATTCGTAAGGTTCCTGAGGAAAATCTAGTGGAAGAATTATTCAAGGAAATAGAAAAATTGTAG